A single window of Colletes latitarsis isolate SP2378_abdomen chromosome 4, iyColLati1, whole genome shotgun sequence DNA harbors:
- the LOC143341141 gene encoding uncharacterized protein LOC143341141 isoform X1, with protein MRLFKRQASDTSPQLVSATPLSQDGTTVVDENSERAKKKIQNENDGLGQVPAKENAGDALKPSSSQSCVSNRKGISTWGRKVGRRWDQLKRSDSSELLSVSSRRRRWSPNRKSCGDVTDEKEKSSSPSPELPKPKRVSRVESLRNLFRSTERNNNLLGGDVSTRNVTIQEEDVTCISHYPMEKALSEGAIKNVPFRASADDSRLGRESLLHEKKKQISRSIQDLQEQQRVLDYILKNHGMLKTQEGSDFARETLGNVRRSASPKQRTGRSTSDGSKNSVSTHTKDFLSSQLNNIKRNLFNTRASASECDRTDAQRTCPTTGLEDLMNNLRLGCDESGYDSDSTRAGADSPDSENSVPAMLKPRSFSITSDDYHGIDLSLPVSTPKKTDKTTRTEETEAGATCLDETLVVENNSLLNESTRTNTTTLLSDEDDTDSCDEDTFAGFPEFQMSCDTEYAKSDANTLPKCYTDSSKATLMEPSMNTGVSRTFCNFASNELSRLPEKRSFVKSERITPLSQAVKLQNLQKETRSHIPLKSRKHAKASPSAVNLLENAASPCKDSPPALKINSTIMSNPLQYYSPKRSRSQMELKNSDTLNSRNKVKRPVQSTKMAPPATPAKTLIRRELKTMKLFVEKPGSLGISVERREAVRPFYVISKMDAIGEAAKSKQFRIGDEIVRVCGRRLRGMSILEARNALRGCTGTVELQIAREPTFTFGEELGDTWSDTWGDILVRTRSDSEVWTLKQEKTEVPVSVDAVTGLADSPKCKVVGALTKDGNYVSADRMESDSESCAKKGSDQKMTGMRKFYVVRKRETNPVSCPRRATSLTMDLLTITLEKSGTKKLGFSIVGGSDSNKGSMGIFVKDIMAGGQAAEDGTLRVGDEILAINGISMNGLTHARALQTFKAAKPGKMIFHVGRRDPTHKRYIIQSKSYDCLDKLTETGVE; from the exons ATGCGTCTGTTCAAACGTCAGGCCTCTGATACCAGTCCTCAACTAGTTTCGGCCACGCCATTATCTCAGGATGGAACTACAGTCGTCGATGAAAATTCCGAACGGGCCAAAAAGAAGATACAAAACGAAAACGATGGTTTGGGACAAGTGCCCGCGAAAGAAAATGCTGGCGACGCGCTGAAACCGTCATCTTCTCAATCTTGCGTGTCTAACCGTAAAG GAATTTCAACATGGGGAAGGAAAGTAGGTCGAAGATGGGATCAGCTGAAGAGATCGGATAGTTCAGAGTTGCTTTCGGTTTCGAGCCGAAGAAGACGATGGAGCCCGAATCGGAAAAGTTGCGGCGACGTAACGGACGAGAAAGAaaaa AGTTCCAGTCCATCGCCGGAATTACCAAAGCCAAAGAGAGTCTCCAGAGTGGAATCCCTGCGAAACTTGTTCAGGAGCACGGAACGTAATAACAATCTCCTAGGCGGTGACGTGTCCACCAGGAACGTGACGATCCAAGAGGAGGATGTCACCTGCATCAGTCACTATCCGATGGAAAAAGCCCTGAGCGAGGGTGCTATAAAAAATGTACCCTTTCGCGCCAGCGCTGATGATAGTCGACTAGGTCGTGAGTCTCTTCTGCATGAGAAGAAGAAACAGATCAGTCGCAGCATTCAGGACCTCCAGGAGCAACAACGGGTTTTGgattatattttgaaaaatcatGGCATGCTAAAGACGCAAGAGGGGTCCGATTTTGCCAGGGAAACCTTGGGCAATGTGAGAAGAAGCGCGAGTCCAAAACAACGAACCGGTCGGTCCACGTCAGACGGTAGCAAAAACAGCGTATCGACGCATACGAAAGACTTTCTTAGCAGTCAGCTGAATAATATTAAGAGGAACCTTTTCAACACGCGCGCCAGCGCCAGCGAATGTGATAG AACCGATGCTCAAAGAACTTGTCCAACGACAGGTTTGGAAGACCTGATGAACAACCTACGACTAGGTTGCGACGAGAGCGGCTACGATTCCGACAGCACGCGAGCTGGAGCCGATTCTCCGGACAGCGAGAACTCTGTGCCAGCGATGTTGAAACCGCGCAGCTTCTCCATAACGTCCGACGATTACCACGGGATCGATTTGTCGTTGCCAGTCAGCACTCCGAAGAAAACAGACAAGACTACGAGAACCGAGGAAACCGAAGCAGGAGCTACCTGTCTCGACGAGACTCTCGTCGTCGAAAACAACAGTCTGTTGAACGAGTCCACGAGAACAAACACGACTACGTTGCTATCCGATGAGGATGACACTGACAGCTGTGATGAAGATACCTTCGCAGGATTTCCAGAGTTTCAGATGAGCTGCGACACCGAATACGCAAAATCCGATGCCAACACCTTGCCAAAGTGTTACACTGACTCGTCGAAGGCAACCTTGATGGAACCTTCGATGAACACAGGTGTATCGAGAACATTTTGCAATTTCGCGAGCAACGAACTCTCCAGGCTACCGGAGAAGAGGTCGTTCGTTAAATCGGAACGGATAACACCGCTTTCGCAAGCGGTGAAGCTGCAGAACCTGCAGAAGGAGACCAGGTCTCACATACCGTTGAAGTCTCGGAAACACGCGAAAGCATCCCCCAGCGCGGTGAATTTATTAGAAAACGCCGCGTCGCCGTGTAAGGACAGTCCACCAGCATTGAAGATAAACTCGACGATCATGAGCAACCCGCTGCAGTACTACAGTCCAAAGAGATCGCGATCCCAGATGGAACTGAAGAATTCAGACACCTTAAACTCGAGGAATAAGGTAAAAAGACCGGTGCAATCAACGAAGATGGCGCCTCCAGCGACACCAGCCAAGACCTTGATCCGTCGAGAACTGAAAACGATGAAGCTGTTCGTGGAGAAACCTGGAAGTCTCGGTATCTCCGTGGAGAGGCGAGAGGCTGTCAGACCTTTCTACGTGATCTCGAAGATGGACGCGATCGGGGAAGCGGCGAAGTCGAAGCAGTTTCGGATCGGCGACGAAATCGTGCGTGTTTGCGGGCGCAGGTTGCGCGGAATGTCGATCCTCGAGGCTAGAAACGCGTTGAGGGGCTGCACGGGGACCGTCGAATTGCAGATAGCGAGGGAGCCCACTTTCACCTTTGGCGAGGAGTTGGGCGACACTTGGAGCGACACGTGGGGGGACATCTTGGTCCGTACTCGTAGCGACTCCGAGGTATGGACGTTGAAACAGGAAAAGACGGAAGTTCCGGTTTCGGTAGACGCGGTTACGGGGCTCGCGGACTCGCCTAAGTGCAAAGTGGTCGGTGCACTGACGAAAGACGGGAATTACGTGTCCGCGGATCGCATGGAAAGCGACAGTGAGTCGTGCGCGAAAAAGGGCTCCGACCAGAAGATGACTGGCATGAGGAAGTTTTACGTGGTACGGAAACGCGAGACGAATCCGGTTTCCTGTCCGCGCAGAGCGACTAGTCTGACGATGGATCTGCTGACGATCACTCTGGAGAAAAGTGGGACGAAAAAGTTGGGTTTCTCGATCGTCGGTGGGTCGGACAGCAACAAAGGATCGATGGGTATCTTCGTGAAGGATATCATGGCTGGCGGTCAGGCAGCCGAGGATGGCACTCTGAGAGTCGGAGACGAGATCCTGGCCATCAACGGAATATCGATGAACGGGTTGACGCATGCGAGAGCCTTGCAGACCTTCAAGGCCGCCAAGCCTGGAAAAATGATCTTCCACGTGGGTCGGAGGGACCCGACGCACAAACG ATACATAATTCAATCGAAATCGTATGATTGCTTGGACAAATTGACGGAGACCGGAGTCGAATAA
- the LOC143341141 gene encoding uncharacterized protein LOC143341141 isoform X2, which produces MRLFKRQASDTSPQLVSATPLSQDGTTVVDENSERAKKKIQNENDGLGQVPAKENAGDALKPSSSQSCVSNRKGISTWGRKVGRRWDQLKRSDSSELLSVSSRRRRWSPNRKSCGDVTDEKEKSSSPSPELPKPKRVSRVESLRNLFRSTERNNNLLGGDVSTRNVTIQEEDVTCISHYPMEKALSEGAIKNVPFRASADDSRLGRESLLHEKKKQISRSIQDLQEQQRVLDYILKNHGMLKTQEGSDFARETLGNVRRSASPKQRTGRSTSDGSKNSVSTHTKDFLSSQLNNIKRNLFNTRASASECDRTDAQRTCPTTGLEDLMNNLRLGCDESGYDSDSTRAGADSPDSENSVPAMLKPRSFSITSDDYHGIDLSLPVSTPKKTDKTTRTEETEAGATCLDETLVVENNSLLNESTRTNTTTLLSDEDDTDSCDEDTFAGFPEFQMSCDTEYAKSDANTLPKCYTDSSKATLMEPSMNTGVSRTFCNFASNELSRLPEKRSFVKSERITPLSQAVKLQNLQKETRSHIPLKSRKHAKASPSAVNLLENAASPCKDSPPALKINSTIMSNPLQYYSPKRSRSQMELKNSDTLNSRNKVKRPVQSTKMAPPATPAKTLIRRELKTMKLFVEKPGSLGISVERREAVRPFYVISKMDAIGEAAKSKQFRIGDEIVRVCGRRLRGMSILEARNALRGCTGTVELQIAREPTFTFGEELGDTWSDTWGDILVRTRSDSEVWTLKQEKTEVPVSVDAVTGLADSPKCKVVGALTKDGNYVSADRMESDSESCAKKGSDQKMTGMRKFYVVRKRETNPVSCPRRATSLTMDLLTITLEKSGTKKLGFSIVGGSDSNKGSMGIFVKDIMAGGQAAEDGTLRVGDEILAINGISMNGLTHARALQTFKAAKPGKMIFHVGRRDPTHKRLCHRR; this is translated from the exons ATGCGTCTGTTCAAACGTCAGGCCTCTGATACCAGTCCTCAACTAGTTTCGGCCACGCCATTATCTCAGGATGGAACTACAGTCGTCGATGAAAATTCCGAACGGGCCAAAAAGAAGATACAAAACGAAAACGATGGTTTGGGACAAGTGCCCGCGAAAGAAAATGCTGGCGACGCGCTGAAACCGTCATCTTCTCAATCTTGCGTGTCTAACCGTAAAG GAATTTCAACATGGGGAAGGAAAGTAGGTCGAAGATGGGATCAGCTGAAGAGATCGGATAGTTCAGAGTTGCTTTCGGTTTCGAGCCGAAGAAGACGATGGAGCCCGAATCGGAAAAGTTGCGGCGACGTAACGGACGAGAAAGAaaaa AGTTCCAGTCCATCGCCGGAATTACCAAAGCCAAAGAGAGTCTCCAGAGTGGAATCCCTGCGAAACTTGTTCAGGAGCACGGAACGTAATAACAATCTCCTAGGCGGTGACGTGTCCACCAGGAACGTGACGATCCAAGAGGAGGATGTCACCTGCATCAGTCACTATCCGATGGAAAAAGCCCTGAGCGAGGGTGCTATAAAAAATGTACCCTTTCGCGCCAGCGCTGATGATAGTCGACTAGGTCGTGAGTCTCTTCTGCATGAGAAGAAGAAACAGATCAGTCGCAGCATTCAGGACCTCCAGGAGCAACAACGGGTTTTGgattatattttgaaaaatcatGGCATGCTAAAGACGCAAGAGGGGTCCGATTTTGCCAGGGAAACCTTGGGCAATGTGAGAAGAAGCGCGAGTCCAAAACAACGAACCGGTCGGTCCACGTCAGACGGTAGCAAAAACAGCGTATCGACGCATACGAAAGACTTTCTTAGCAGTCAGCTGAATAATATTAAGAGGAACCTTTTCAACACGCGCGCCAGCGCCAGCGAATGTGATAG AACCGATGCTCAAAGAACTTGTCCAACGACAGGTTTGGAAGACCTGATGAACAACCTACGACTAGGTTGCGACGAGAGCGGCTACGATTCCGACAGCACGCGAGCTGGAGCCGATTCTCCGGACAGCGAGAACTCTGTGCCAGCGATGTTGAAACCGCGCAGCTTCTCCATAACGTCCGACGATTACCACGGGATCGATTTGTCGTTGCCAGTCAGCACTCCGAAGAAAACAGACAAGACTACGAGAACCGAGGAAACCGAAGCAGGAGCTACCTGTCTCGACGAGACTCTCGTCGTCGAAAACAACAGTCTGTTGAACGAGTCCACGAGAACAAACACGACTACGTTGCTATCCGATGAGGATGACACTGACAGCTGTGATGAAGATACCTTCGCAGGATTTCCAGAGTTTCAGATGAGCTGCGACACCGAATACGCAAAATCCGATGCCAACACCTTGCCAAAGTGTTACACTGACTCGTCGAAGGCAACCTTGATGGAACCTTCGATGAACACAGGTGTATCGAGAACATTTTGCAATTTCGCGAGCAACGAACTCTCCAGGCTACCGGAGAAGAGGTCGTTCGTTAAATCGGAACGGATAACACCGCTTTCGCAAGCGGTGAAGCTGCAGAACCTGCAGAAGGAGACCAGGTCTCACATACCGTTGAAGTCTCGGAAACACGCGAAAGCATCCCCCAGCGCGGTGAATTTATTAGAAAACGCCGCGTCGCCGTGTAAGGACAGTCCACCAGCATTGAAGATAAACTCGACGATCATGAGCAACCCGCTGCAGTACTACAGTCCAAAGAGATCGCGATCCCAGATGGAACTGAAGAATTCAGACACCTTAAACTCGAGGAATAAGGTAAAAAGACCGGTGCAATCAACGAAGATGGCGCCTCCAGCGACACCAGCCAAGACCTTGATCCGTCGAGAACTGAAAACGATGAAGCTGTTCGTGGAGAAACCTGGAAGTCTCGGTATCTCCGTGGAGAGGCGAGAGGCTGTCAGACCTTTCTACGTGATCTCGAAGATGGACGCGATCGGGGAAGCGGCGAAGTCGAAGCAGTTTCGGATCGGCGACGAAATCGTGCGTGTTTGCGGGCGCAGGTTGCGCGGAATGTCGATCCTCGAGGCTAGAAACGCGTTGAGGGGCTGCACGGGGACCGTCGAATTGCAGATAGCGAGGGAGCCCACTTTCACCTTTGGCGAGGAGTTGGGCGACACTTGGAGCGACACGTGGGGGGACATCTTGGTCCGTACTCGTAGCGACTCCGAGGTATGGACGTTGAAACAGGAAAAGACGGAAGTTCCGGTTTCGGTAGACGCGGTTACGGGGCTCGCGGACTCGCCTAAGTGCAAAGTGGTCGGTGCACTGACGAAAGACGGGAATTACGTGTCCGCGGATCGCATGGAAAGCGACAGTGAGTCGTGCGCGAAAAAGGGCTCCGACCAGAAGATGACTGGCATGAGGAAGTTTTACGTGGTACGGAAACGCGAGACGAATCCGGTTTCCTGTCCGCGCAGAGCGACTAGTCTGACGATGGATCTGCTGACGATCACTCTGGAGAAAAGTGGGACGAAAAAGTTGGGTTTCTCGATCGTCGGTGGGTCGGACAGCAACAAAGGATCGATGGGTATCTTCGTGAAGGATATCATGGCTGGCGGTCAGGCAGCCGAGGATGGCACTCTGAGAGTCGGAGACGAGATCCTGGCCATCAACGGAATATCGATGAACGGGTTGACGCATGCGAGAGCCTTGCAGACCTTCAAGGCCGCCAAGCCTGGAAAAATGATCTTCCACGTGGGTCGGAGGGACCCGACGCACAAACGGTTGTGTCATAGACGATAG